A single window of Gemmatimonadota bacterium DNA harbors:
- the urtE gene encoding urea ABC transporter ATP-binding subunit UrtE — protein sequence MTTITDTALTVRGLDVYYGESLILRDIDMDIPRGAIVAVMGRNGVGKTTLIKTIMGLLQPRGGNILLNGVNITGQAPDLRARAGLSYVPQGREIFPRLTVNENLQIGLEARADGLTTLPEDLVYDLFPVLADMQDRMGGNLSGGQQQQLAIARALVGDPDILILDEPTEGIQPSIILDIENVLIHLKDQGNLTIILVEQYFDFARQIADYFYLMDRGTIALCGSADELSDESIKQYLTF from the coding sequence ATGACGACGATCACAGATACCGCGCTTACCGTTCGAGGTCTGGATGTTTATTACGGCGAGAGTCTGATCTTACGCGATATTGATATGGATATTCCCAGAGGGGCTATTGTGGCGGTTATGGGGCGCAATGGCGTTGGGAAGACGACGCTTATCAAGACGATTATGGGTTTGTTGCAACCTCGGGGAGGGAATATTCTGTTGAATGGGGTGAATATAACGGGGCAGGCACCAGATTTGCGGGCGCGTGCGGGTTTGAGTTATGTGCCGCAGGGGCGCGAGATTTTTCCCAGGCTGACGGTGAATGAGAATTTGCAGATTGGTTTGGAGGCGCGTGCAGATGGTCTTACAACTTTGCCGGAGGATCTGGTTTACGATCTTTTTCCCGTGTTGGCCGATATGCAAGATCGTATGGGTGGGAATCTCAGTGGCGGACAGCAACAGCAACTCGCCATTGCCCGTGCGCTTGTTGGCGATCCGGATATTCTCATTCTGGACGAGCCTACAGAAGGTATTCAGCCTTCGATTATTCTCGATATCGAGAATGTGTTGATCCATCTGAAGGATCAAGGGAATCTCACCATTATTCTGGTGGAGCAGTACTTTGATTTTGCCCGGCAGATTGCCGATTATTTTTATTTGATGGATCGCGGGACGATTGCGTTGTGCGGTTCTGCGGATGAGCTGTCGGATGAGAGTATTAAGCAGTACCTTACGTTTTGA
- the urtD gene encoding urea ABC transporter ATP-binding protein UrtD, whose translation MIFDPVLLTVENLRVSFDGFVALDIDGFVLHDRELRVVIGPNGAGKTTFLDVLCGKTKPDRGSARFEKFGLTPEEFDLTQMSEDAIVKAGVGRKFQTPSVFTSLTVYENLMLALKTDRTVLFSLVSRLSDKNRDRIQAVAEQTGLADHLHTVADALSHGQKQWLEIAMVILQDPELFLIDEPAAGMTDEETVKTGELLERLTMNHAIIVIEHDMEFVRQIARTVTVLHEGKVLVEGSMDQVQNDPRVIECYLGSAQH comes from the coding sequence ATGATTTTTGATCCAGTTCTGTTGACTGTTGAAAATTTGCGCGTGTCCTTTGATGGATTTGTCGCGCTCGATATAGATGGGTTTGTCCTGCACGACCGGGAATTGCGCGTTGTTATTGGTCCAAATGGTGCGGGTAAGACGACGTTTCTCGATGTTTTGTGTGGGAAGACCAAACCCGATCGCGGCAGTGCGCGTTTTGAGAAGTTCGGTCTGACGCCTGAGGAGTTCGATTTGACGCAAATGAGCGAAGATGCGATTGTCAAGGCGGGTGTTGGACGCAAGTTTCAAACGCCGTCTGTTTTTACTTCTCTCACGGTGTACGAGAATTTGATGCTGGCGCTCAAGACCGACCGCACGGTTCTCTTTTCACTTGTTTCGCGTCTGTCGGATAAGAATCGCGATCGCATCCAGGCTGTTGCAGAGCAGACGGGTCTGGCTGACCATCTGCATACGGTTGCCGATGCGCTTTCGCACGGGCAAAAACAGTGGCTGGAGATTGCGATGGTTATTTTGCAAGATCCCGAGCTTTTTTTGATTGATGAACCCGCCGCTGGTATGACGGATGAAGAGACGGTTAAGACGGGGGAGCTTCTCGAACGCCTGACTATGAATCACGCGATTATTGTTATTGAGCACGATATGGAGTTTGTGAGACAGATCGCCCGCACTGTTACGGTTCTCCACGAGGGCAAGGTGCTCGTTGAAGGATCGATGGATCAGGTGCAAAATGATCCCCGGGTTATTGAATGTTATTTGGGTAGTGCGCAGCATTGA
- the urtC gene encoding urea ABC transporter permease subunit UrtC, translating into MTYYRPIIVFLLFGIAAPVLNAMGLLSDTTLNLWGRYFCFAIAALGIDLIWGYTGILSLCQAFFFCLGGYAIGMHMLLKTGTQGVYGSALPDFMVWNRVEQLPIFWEPFHTFTFAFILALMVPAIIALIFGFLAFRSRLQGVYFAIITQALALGVWLIFLRNETMLGGTNGLTDFKTLLGFELADPASKRGLYIIAFVTLFVSYFFCRFIVKSKLGRVLIAVRDSEHRLRFIGYRVMSYKVFVFVMASMLGALGGLLYVPQTGIITPGRMDVQASIEMVIWVAVGGRGTLIGPIIGAVLVNLLYSFLTGAFPGTWLYFLGFLFIGVVLFFPDGLIGLRSKIEISSLKRFFPIRISAPVPAESQD; encoded by the coding sequence ATGACTTATTACCGTCCCATTATCGTATTCCTTCTCTTTGGCATTGCCGCGCCCGTGCTCAATGCTATGGGGTTGCTTTCTGATACGACGTTAAATCTCTGGGGTCGTTATTTTTGTTTTGCGATTGCCGCTCTGGGGATTGATCTGATCTGGGGATATACGGGTATTCTTTCGCTTTGTCAGGCTTTCTTTTTTTGTTTGGGTGGGTACGCGATTGGGATGCATATGCTGCTCAAGACGGGGACGCAAGGGGTTTATGGGAGTGCGTTGCCCGATTTTATGGTGTGGAATCGCGTGGAGCAATTGCCCATCTTTTGGGAGCCTTTTCACACTTTTACATTTGCGTTTATTCTGGCGCTTATGGTTCCGGCGATTATTGCGCTTATTTTTGGGTTTCTGGCTTTTCGCAGCCGGCTCCAGGGAGTTTATTTTGCCATTATTACGCAGGCGCTTGCCCTGGGGGTCTGGCTTATTTTTTTGCGAAATGAGACCATGCTCGGCGGTACCAATGGGTTGACGGATTTTAAGACGTTGCTCGGTTTTGAGTTGGCCGATCCGGCGAGCAAACGCGGTCTTTATATCATTGCTTTTGTCACGCTTTTTGTTTCCTACTTTTTCTGCCGGTTTATAGTGAAATCCAAGCTCGGTCGCGTGCTTATTGCGGTTCGCGATAGTGAGCATCGGTTGCGTTTTATCGGCTATCGCGTTATGAGCTACAAGGTATTTGTTTTTGTGATGGCCAGTATGCTCGGTGCTCTGGGTGGGTTGCTCTATGTGCCTCAGACCGGGATTATTACACCGGGTCGGATGGATGTGCAGGCTTCTATTGAGATGGTGATATGGGTTGCTGTTGGCGGGCGGGGGACTTTGATTGGTCCGATTATTGGCGCGGTGCTTGTGAATCTTCTCTACAGTTTTTTGACGGGTGCGTTTCCCGGTACATGGCTCTACTTTTTGGGATTCCTTTTTATCGGTGTTGTGCTCTTTTTTCCCGATGGTCTTATTGGTCTGAGGTCTAAGATAGAGATAAGTAGTTTGAAGCGATTTTTTCCCATACGCATCTCAGCACCTGTGCCTGCTGAAAGCCAGGATTGA